One genomic window of Hydra vulgaris chromosome 03, alternate assembly HydraT2T_AEP includes the following:
- the LOC100207098 gene encoding legumain isoform X2 — translation MCQVEMRFAISFVFLALMLGASESKHWALIVAGSNGWYNYRHQADVCHAYQILHKHGIPDENIVVMMYDDIANNEANPTPGVIINKPGGGDVYKGVPKDYIGEAVTPANFLKVLKGDKNGLKGVGSGKVIDSGPNDNVFVFFADHGAPNIIAFPTDELHAKDLNAAIQYMHTNKKYRQMVIYIEACESGSMFINKLQNNISVFATTAANGEESSYACYYDDARQTYLGDVYSVKWMENSDNANFLVETLEDQFKDVQEETNTSHVMQFGDMNVSKMTLGLFQGNGNSFIPKNEYSKKSIITDAVPSHDVVPSILSRVASEGSTPEIRSVAQKALNEVNQKRIECWTVIRKIVSKLVSASKEEEILTKPGKPINEECYQQSVTKFREYCFNFNEYEHALRHVYVLANLCDERIPTERITRVIKTVCQKRNLA, via the exons ATGTGTCAAGTAGAGATGAGGTTTGCTATTAGTTTTGTGTTCTTAGCTTTAATGCTTGGTGCATCTGAATCAAAGCACTGGGCTTTAATTGTTGCTGGTTCAAATGGTTGGTATAACTATCGGCATCAG gcTGATGTTTGTCATGCATATCAAATCTTACACAAACATGGTATTCCTGATGAAAATATAGTTGTTATGATGTATGATGATATTGCAAATAATGAAgc taatcCAACTCCAGGCGTCATTATCAACaag cCAGGTGGCGGAGATGTTTATAAAGGTGTTCCAAAAGATTACATTGGAGAa GCTGTGACGCCAGCAAACTTCTTAAAGGTTTTGAAAGGAGACAAGAATGGTTTAAAGGGAGTTGGCAGTGGTAAAGTTATTGATAG cgGGCCAAATGATAATGTATTTGTTTTCTTTGCGGACCATGGTGCTCCAAACATTATAGCATTTCCTACTGATgag CTTCATGCTAAAGACCTAAATGCTGCTATTCAATATATGCATACCAACAAAAAGTATCGCCAG ATGGTTATCTATATTGAAGCTTGCGAGTCTGGTTCAATGTTCATCAATAAGTTGCAAAATAATATTAGTG TTTTTGCTACAACTGCAGCAAATGGGGAAGAGTCTTCATATGCTTGCTATTATGATGATGCTAGGCAAACCTATCTAGGTGATGTTTACAGTGTCAAATGGATGGAGAACTCAGACAat gcTAACTTTTTGGTTGAGACATTAGAAGATCAGTTTAAAGATGTTCAAGAAGAAACAAATACAAGTCATGTCATGCAGTTTGGGGATATG aatgttaGTAAAATGACACTTGGATTGTTCCAAGGAAATGGTAACAGCTTTATTCCCAAAAACGAATATTCTAAAAAATCGATTATT ACTGATGCTGTTCCATCTCATGATGTTGTTCCAAGTATTCTTTCCCGTGTTGCCAGTGAAGGATCAACACCAGAGATCCGAAGTGTTGCTCAAAAAGCATTAAATGAAGTGAATCAG AAACGCATTGAATGTTGGACTGTTATTCggaaaattgtttcaaaacttGTTTCTGCGTCAAAAGAAGAGGAGATTTTAACCAAACCTGGAAAACCTATAAATGAAGAGTGTTATCAACAGTCTGTTACAAAGTTTAGggaatattgttttaattttaatgag TACGAACATGCATTAAGACATGTCTATGTTTTGGCTAACTTATGTGATGAACGCATACCAACTGAAAG GATTACTCGTGTTATTAAAACTGTGTGTCAAAAACGGAATCTTGCATAA